Proteins encoded within one genomic window of Alteribacter populi:
- a CDS encoding ornithine cyclodeaminase family protein: MQLLDSKKIHDLISMNDVIKAIEDFYLKGDQSSVNVPERMHEEDGENTILLMPSFFEEYYGTKLVGVAPNNPSIGKSTINALMILNDRRTMEPLVMMDAQEITALRTGALGGISMKYLADEEASTVGIIGTGVQGFSHLQAACAVRPIKRVFLYSRNVDNVNRYIEKVNRVFPKLEVEYVEAAEVMKKSDIIVTATSSKTSVLPKVPKEELNGKHIVGCGSFRPFMQEIPDYIFERVDEVYVDTRTALKESGDLIRAQELGIKKKNTITLEDLILNQSQFQAKKNTFTVFKSVGMAIYDLVTAILIYQKLKEEA; encoded by the coding sequence ATGCAACTGCTAGACAGTAAAAAAATTCATGATTTGATTTCAATGAATGACGTGATAAAAGCCATTGAGGATTTTTATTTAAAGGGTGATCAATCCAGTGTGAATGTGCCAGAGCGTATGCACGAAGAAGACGGAGAGAACACGATTTTACTAATGCCTTCATTTTTTGAAGAGTACTACGGTACGAAGCTAGTGGGGGTGGCGCCAAATAATCCATCAATAGGGAAATCTACGATTAATGCTCTTATGATTTTAAATGATCGCAGAACGATGGAACCGTTAGTGATGATGGATGCTCAGGAAATTACAGCTCTTCGTACAGGTGCTCTCGGCGGAATCAGCATGAAGTATTTAGCAGATGAAGAAGCGTCAACTGTTGGGATTATTGGCACAGGCGTACAAGGATTCAGTCACTTACAAGCGGCATGTGCCGTCCGTCCAATAAAACGAGTCTTTCTTTACAGCCGGAACGTAGACAATGTGAATCGCTATATTGAAAAAGTAAATCGAGTATTTCCGAAGCTGGAAGTAGAATACGTAGAGGCGGCGGAAGTTATGAAAAAATCAGACATTATTGTAACAGCAACGAGCTCGAAAACATCTGTTTTACCTAAAGTACCTAAGGAAGAATTAAATGGAAAACATATTGTCGGCTGCGGTTCATTTCGACCGTTCATGCAGGAAATTCCAGACTATATCTTTGAACGAGTCGACGAGGTGTATGTCGATACACGAACAGCTTTAAAGGAATCAGGTGATCTGATCCGGGCTCAGGAATTGGGGATTAAAAAGAAGAATACCATCACATTAGAAGATTTAATTTTAAACCAGAGTCAATTTCAAGCAAAAAAAAATACGTTTACTGTTTTTAAATCAGTAGGGATGGCGATCTATGACCTTGTAACTGCAATTTTGATTTATCAAAAGCTGAAAGAAGAGGCGTGA
- a CDS encoding sensor histidine kinase, with amino-acid sequence MWELLVLMLERLGIIVMVAFIMTRISYFRELLDRYDVTFAERLKITLIFGLFGIIGTYIGLEVNPNEPTYSVWTWKVGEDEALANSRVIGVVVAGLLGGWRVGTGAGIIAGIHRYSLGGYTAFACGISAVIAGMLAGLIHRLVKKNRIITLPGTFIIGALCEAIQMGVILLVADPFERALALVQMIGFPMILANGIGAMIFILIIRNVIREEERIGAAQSEKALRIADRTLGHLRKGLTPESAKATCAILVKEVGAVAVSITDRTRILAFEGQGKDHHPVGSEVQTPATKRVLEMGELVDATEKDIACEESGCQIRAGIIVPLKQEGATVGTLKFYVRSEKELTPIKRELVKGVSRFLSNQLELARVDELRELANQAEVRALQAQVSPHFLFNALNVIVSLIRINPGYARKLLLQLSYYLRQNLTSTKRGTSTLREEIDHVKAYLSIQEARFQDRLQVEYQIDERALSYNVPSMTLQPLVENSIKHGFEGKKRNAAFYLYVHIESIENDKVRVTVKDNGVGMDPDRLESLKKNPLDSKDGTGLGVFNVSKRLKLMLGEESELHIESEKSKGTTVYFYMTNGGTDRDENDKNVNC; translated from the coding sequence ATGTGGGAGTTACTTGTACTCATGCTCGAACGCCTTGGTATCATCGTCATGGTTGCTTTTATTATGACGAGAATCAGTTATTTTCGAGAGCTTCTTGATCGCTATGATGTGACGTTTGCTGAACGTTTAAAAATTACGCTAATATTCGGCTTATTTGGTATTATCGGTACATATATAGGATTAGAAGTAAACCCGAATGAGCCTACTTATTCGGTATGGACGTGGAAAGTTGGGGAAGATGAGGCGCTTGCCAATTCGAGAGTAATCGGTGTTGTGGTGGCTGGATTACTTGGTGGTTGGAGAGTAGGTACTGGTGCAGGGATAATTGCTGGCATTCACCGGTATTCTCTCGGTGGATATACAGCGTTTGCTTGTGGAATTTCTGCAGTGATTGCCGGAATGCTAGCAGGGCTTATTCATCGTCTCGTCAAAAAGAATCGGATCATAACACTACCTGGTACATTTATTATTGGAGCATTATGTGAAGCAATTCAAATGGGCGTTATCCTTCTTGTTGCTGATCCCTTCGAGCGTGCGCTGGCGCTCGTTCAAATGATCGGTTTTCCGATGATTTTAGCCAATGGTATAGGTGCGATGATCTTTATTCTCATAATTCGAAATGTGATTCGAGAGGAAGAACGTATTGGTGCAGCTCAATCAGAAAAAGCTTTGCGTATTGCTGATCGTACCCTCGGTCATTTACGAAAAGGTCTTACCCCTGAATCAGCAAAAGCGACGTGCGCGATTTTAGTAAAAGAAGTGGGGGCCGTAGCGGTCTCTATTACAGATAGAACAAGGATTTTAGCTTTTGAGGGACAGGGAAAAGATCATCATCCTGTTGGAAGTGAGGTTCAAACACCTGCAACGAAGCGGGTGTTAGAAATGGGAGAATTGGTTGATGCCACGGAAAAAGATATCGCTTGTGAGGAATCCGGTTGTCAAATTCGTGCAGGCATAATCGTACCGTTAAAGCAAGAAGGTGCGACAGTTGGGACGTTAAAATTTTACGTGAGATCGGAAAAAGAACTTACACCTATAAAACGTGAGCTTGTTAAAGGAGTCTCTCGCTTTTTAAGTAACCAACTAGAGCTAGCAAGGGTTGATGAACTACGAGAGTTAGCCAATCAGGCGGAGGTTCGTGCACTGCAGGCACAAGTTAGTCCTCATTTCTTGTTCAACGCATTAAATGTTATTGTTTCGCTGATTCGTATTAACCCAGGGTATGCTCGAAAACTTCTTTTACAGCTGTCTTATTATTTGCGGCAAAACTTAACGAGTACGAAAAGAGGTACGTCGACATTACGTGAGGAAATCGATCATGTGAAGGCTTATTTATCGATTCAGGAAGCCCGCTTTCAAGACCGTTTACAGGTCGAATATCAAATTGATGAACGAGCTCTGTCATATAATGTTCCATCAATGACACTACAGCCTCTCGTAGAAAACTCAATTAAACACGGCTTTGAAGGAAAAAAACGTAACGCTGCTTTTTATCTTTATGTGCACATCGAGAGCATAGAAAATGACAAAGTCCGAGTTACAGTAAAAGACAACGGTGTTGGCATGGATCCCGATAGGCTTGAAAGCTTGAAAAAGAATCCTCTTGATTCCAAAGATGGGACAGGTCTTGGTGTGTTTAATGTGTCAAAACGTTTAAAGCTCATGTTAGGAGAAGAAAGTGAATTGCATATTGAAAGTGAAAAATCAAAGGGAACAACGGTTTATTTTTACATGACTAATGGAGGAACTGATCGAGATGAAAACGATAAGAACGTTAATTGTTGA
- a CDS encoding LytR/AlgR family response regulator transcription factor yields MKTIRTLIVDDEPLSREELRHLLSEYEDFDIVGQASSGEEGLEQALRLHPDVLFLDIEMAEMNGVELANALQQLKKVPHIVFATAYPDYAVKAFRLEAVDYLLKPFDEVQLVETIKRIRKIESGNGGENQPAQKANHLGKLAVENEETIIYLSPQNIDYCFREGKETKICVGEHCYSSKQTLKELEEKLADYSFFRTHKGFLVNLKRVSALVPWLNGAYQLKIQGGRVEIPVSRNYVKELRHRLEL; encoded by the coding sequence ATGAAAACGATAAGAACGTTAATTGTTGATGATGAGCCATTAAGTCGGGAAGAGCTACGGCATCTTTTATCCGAATACGAGGACTTTGATATTGTCGGTCAAGCTAGTTCTGGAGAGGAAGGACTTGAACAAGCGTTGAGGCTACATCCGGATGTGTTGTTTTTAGATATTGAAATGGCAGAAATGAATGGTGTGGAGCTCGCCAATGCCCTCCAACAGTTAAAGAAGGTTCCGCATATTGTTTTTGCCACAGCATATCCAGACTACGCGGTAAAAGCCTTTCGTCTTGAAGCGGTGGATTACTTATTAAAACCTTTTGATGAAGTCCAACTTGTAGAGACAATCAAAAGAATTCGTAAAATCGAATCGGGGAATGGTGGAGAAAACCAGCCCGCGCAAAAAGCCAATCACCTTGGGAAGCTTGCCGTCGAGAATGAGGAAACAATTATCTATTTGAGCCCTCAAAACATTGACTATTGTTTTCGTGAGGGAAAAGAGACTAAAATCTGTGTTGGAGAGCATTGTTATTCCAGTAAACAGACGTTAAAAGAGCTCGAAGAAAAGCTCGCTGATTACTCTTTTTTTCGCACGCACAAAGGTTTTTTAGTTAATTTGAAACGAGTTTCTGCATTAGTTCCTTGGTTAAATGGAGCTTATCAACTGAAAATTCAGGGAGGGAGGGTGGAGATTCCCGTAAGTCGTAATTATGTCAAAGAATTGCGTCACCGGTTAGAGTTGTAA